A genomic stretch from Primulina huaijiensis isolate GDHJ02 chromosome 14, ASM1229523v2, whole genome shotgun sequence includes:
- the LOC140956970 gene encoding V-type proton ATPase catalytic subunit A-like, with the protein MPYAFGGPLTTFEDAEKESEYGYVRKVSGPVVVADGMGGAAMYELVRVGHDKLIGEIIRLEGDSATIQVYEETAGLMVNDPVLRTHKPLSVELGPGILGNIFDGIQRPLKTIAIKSGDVYIPRGVSVPALDKDTLWEFNPKKIGEGDLLTGGDLFATVFENSLMQHHVALPPDAMGKISYIAPAGQYSLKDTVLELEFQGVNKKFTMLQSWPVRTPRPVASKLAADTPLLTGQRVLDALFPSVLGGTCAIPGAFGCGKTVISQALSKYSNSDTVVYVGCGERGNEMAEVLMDFPQLTMTLPDGREESVMKRTTLVANTSNMPVAAREASIYTGITIAEYFRDMGYNVSMMADSTSRWAEALREISGRLAEMPADSGYPAYLAARLASFYERAGKVKCLGGPERTGSVTIVGAVSPPGGDFSDPVTSATLSIVQVFWGLDKKLAQRKHFPSVNWLISYSKYSGALESFYEKFDPDFIDIRTKAREVLQREDDLNEIVQLVGKDALAESDKITLETAKLLREDYLAQNAFTPYDKFCPFYKSVWMMRNIIHFYNLANQAVERGAGMDGQKITYTLIKHRLGDLFYRLVSQKFEDPGEGEEALVAKFNKLFDDLTAGFRNLEDETR; encoded by the exons ATGCCGTATGCGTTCGGAGGTCCGTTGACAACCTTTGAGGATGCCGAGAAGGAAAGCGAGTACGGCTACGTTCGGAAG GTTTCTGGACCTGTGGTTGTTGCTGATGGAATGGGAGGAGCTGCTATGTATGAACTAGTTCGTGTCGGACATGACAAGCTTATAGGGGAAATCATTCGATTGGAAGGAGATTCTGCCACTATTCaag TATATGAAGAAACAGCTGGACTAATGGTGAATGATCCTGTTCTTCGTACACACAAG CCTTTATCTGTGGAATTGGGTCCAGGAATTTTGGGAAATATATTTGATGGTATCCAG AGGCCTCTGAAAACAATTGCCATAAAATCTGGTGATGTTTATATTCCTCGCGGTGTATCTGTCCCTGCACTTGACAAAGATACTCTTTGGGAATTTAACCCAAAGAAAATAG GAGAGGGAGATCTTTTGACTGGTGGTGACTTATTTGCG ACTGTATTTGAGAACAGTTTGATGCAACATCATGTTGCACTTCCTCCTGATGCTATGGGAAAGATATCCTATATTGCACCTGCTGGCCAGTATTCATTGAAG GACACTGTCCTTGAGCTTGAGTTTCAAGGTGTAAATAAGAAATTCACCATGCTTCAG AGTTGGCCTGTGCGTACTCCTAGGCCTGTAGCTTCAAAACTTGCTGCCGATACTCCTCTCTTGACCGGACAG CGTGTTCTTGATGCTCTATTCCCATCTGTACTTGGTGGTACCTGTGCCATTCCTGGTGCATTTGGCTGTGGAAAAACTGTTATTAGTCAGGCACTTTCGAAG TATTCTAACTCCGACACTGTAGTCTACGTTGGTTGTGGAGAAAGAGGAAATGAAATGGCAGAG GTGCTTATGGATTTCCCACAATTGACAATGACACTGCCTGATGGTCGAGAGGAATCTGTCATGAAGCGTACGACACTGGTAGCTAATACATCAAATATGCCTGTGGCTGCTAGAGAGGCTTCAATTTACACAG GAATCACCATAGCTGAATATTTTAGAGATATGGGCTACAATGTCAGTATGATGGCTGATTCAACTTCTCGATGGGCAGAGGCATTGCGAGAAATTTCTGGTCGTCTG GCTGAAATGCCTGCAGACAGTGGATATCCTGCTTATTTGGCTGCGCGTTTGGCATCCTTCTATGAACGTGCTGGTAAAGTTAAATGTCTTGGTGGACCTGAAAGAACAGGAAGTGTCACAATTGTTGGTGCTGTTTCTCCTCCGGGAGGAGATTTCTCTGATCCTGTTACATCCGCAACTCTTAGTATTGTACAG GTTTTTTGGGGTCTAGACAAAAAATTGGCACAGAGGAAACATTTTCCTTCTGTAAACTGGCTTATATCTTATTCTAAGTACTCTGGG GCCTTAGAATCCTTTTACGAGAAGTTTGATCCAGATTTTATCGATATCAGGACGAAAGCTCGTGAAGTGCTGCAAAGAGAGGATGACTTGAATGAAATCGTGCAG CTTGTTGGAAAAGATGCTTTAGCTGAGTCGGATAAAATTACCCTGGAAACTGCAAAACTCTTGAGGGAGGACTATCTCGCCCAGAATGCATTTACCCC ATATGATAAATTTTGCCCATTCTACAAGTCAGTTTGGATGATGCGCAACATTATTCATTTCTACAATCTGGCTAATCAG GCGGTGGAGCGAGGAGCTGGTATGGATGGACAAAAGATAACTTACACCCTCATCAAGCATCGCTTAGGAGATTTGTTTTATCGTTTGGT TTCTCAGAAATTTGAGGATCCGGGGGAAGGAGAGGAAGCCCTGGTTGCTAAATTTAATAAACTGTTCGACGATTTGACCGCCGGTTTCCGCAATCTCGAGGATGAGACCCGGTGA